A stretch of Palaemon carinicauda isolate YSFRI2023 chromosome 34, ASM3689809v2, whole genome shotgun sequence DNA encodes these proteins:
- the LOC137627038 gene encoding protein rtoA-like — protein MKIKAYISQNSSSGQRQDSQNSSSGQRKNCQNSSSRLRKDGQNSSSAQRKNGQNSSSGQRKNGQCSSSGQRKNGQNSSSGQRKNGHNSSSGQRINGQNSSSAQRKNGQNSSCGQRKNGQNSSGQRKNGQNSSSAQRKNGQKFFWTEKKWPEQLFCTEKECPEQFCTERKKKSHFGKKYTSLKIYYR, from the coding sequence ATGAAAATCAAAGCATACATTAGCCAGAACAGTTCTTCTGGACAGAGACAGGATAGCCAGAACAGTTCTTCTGGACAGAGAAAAAATTGCCAAAACAGTTCTTCTAGATTGAGAAAGGATGGCCAGAACAGTTCTTCTGCACAGAGAAAGAATGGCCAGAACAGTTCTTCTGGACAAAGAAAGAATGGCCAGTGCAGTTCTTCTGGACAGAGAAAGAATGGCCAGAACAGTTCTTCTGGACAGAGAAAGAATGGCCACAACAGTTCTTCTGGACAGAGAATAAATGGCCAGAACAGTTCTTCTGCACAGAGAAAGAATGGCCAGAACAGTTCTTGTGGACAGAGAAAAAATGGCCAGAATAGTTCTGGACAGAGAAAGAATGGCCAGAACAGTTCTTCTGCACAGAGAAAAAATGGCCAGAAGTTCTTCTGGACAGAGAAAAAATGGCCGGAACAGCTCTTCTGTACAGAGAAAGAATGTCCAGAACAGTTCtgcacagaaagaaagaaaaagagccattttggaaaaaaatatacttcTCTCAAAATATACTATAGATGA